From the genome of Nitrospira lenta, one region includes:
- a CDS encoding S1C family serine protease: protein MKYVLIFFATLIGHGYMPVEAKGLTPREIYEQAAPAVVMVMGHSDSGKGGSGGTGSIIQADGVVLTNAHVVIDEKTGKPYPRLSVFLKPARVSGDTKADLARMVRATLVAYSSPLDLALLKLESVTIPLPVIDLSDSDRTKIGDRVLAIGHPEQGGLWTLTTGVVSAEVDNFNGVKGKHVFQTEASLNRGNSGGPLVDSEGHMIGVNTAIARVASDGMPITSISFSLKSSVARQWLREQGTAFSQQPALPPSGPTRAAVEVPADQPSMQQSLPAPRPVPSQAPAPKMDSQKNQRGPAQPLTTLPAPRAYNLDELVSDRSKAEADLDGMISEMRGRFKER, encoded by the coding sequence ATGAAATATGTACTGATCTTCTTTGCGACTCTGATTGGCCATGGGTACATGCCTGTTGAGGCGAAGGGGCTGACGCCGCGCGAGATCTATGAACAGGCCGCTCCGGCGGTCGTCATGGTCATGGGTCATTCTGATAGCGGAAAGGGAGGTAGTGGGGGAACAGGCTCCATCATTCAGGCCGATGGAGTCGTGCTGACGAATGCGCATGTGGTCATCGATGAAAAGACCGGAAAGCCCTATCCGCGACTCTCCGTGTTCTTGAAACCGGCCCGCGTAAGCGGTGATACCAAAGCCGACCTGGCCCGCATGGTGCGCGCCACGCTGGTGGCCTATTCTTCTCCGCTGGATCTCGCGTTACTCAAACTTGAAAGCGTAACTATTCCGCTTCCGGTCATTGATCTGAGCGACTCGGATCGGACGAAAATCGGAGACCGTGTGCTCGCGATCGGTCACCCTGAGCAGGGAGGGTTGTGGACCCTGACGACGGGGGTGGTCAGTGCCGAAGTCGATAATTTCAACGGCGTAAAAGGGAAACATGTGTTCCAGACGGAAGCCAGTTTGAATCGGGGGAATTCCGGCGGTCCGCTCGTTGACAGTGAAGGACATATGATCGGGGTGAATACGGCGATTGCCCGCGTGGCGTCTGACGGCATGCCGATCACCAGCATCAGCTTCTCGCTCAAATCTTCGGTGGCCCGACAGTGGTTGCGTGAGCAGGGTACTGCATTCAGTCAGCAGCCGGCGCTCCCGCCGTCGGGGCCAACTCGTGCGGCGGTTGAAGTGCCGGCGGATCAGCCCTCGATGCAACAATCCCTCCCGGCGCCTCGACCAGTCCCCAGCCAGGCTCCAGCGCCCAAGATGGACAGCCAGAAAAACCAGCGCGGGCCTGCTCAGCCACTTACAACGCTCCCCGCGCCTCGTGCGTACAACTTGGACGAATTGGTGAGTGACCGCAGCAAGGCCGAGGCTGATCTGGATGGCATGATTTCCGAGATGCGCGGGCGCTTCAAGGAACGGTAG
- a CDS encoding DegT/DnrJ/EryC1/StrS family aminotransferase: MNIPLLDLKAQFQPLRAEIMAAVQTVCDEQGFILGPRVAAFEESLAKYVGARYAIGCASGSDALLLSLMAMGVGQGDEVITIPFTFFATAGAVSRLGAKPVFVDIQPDTFNLDPTQLERAVTSRTKAIIPVHLFGQCADMPAINQIAKAKRLHVIEDACQAIGAGQGGQRAGVLGDTACFSFFPSKNLGAFGDGGMITTNDQGLADALAMLRVHGSRVRYLHEAVGINSRLDALQAVVLDIKLKYLDQWAEGRRRNAARYDQLFRAAGLLDRVTLPSTKAGNFHVYNQYTVRVSKRDELRAHLKEKGVGTEIYYPLPMHLQNCYQDLGYRKGAFPLSERAAEEVMSLPIYAELSDAQLTYVVEMIADFFKRQ, from the coding sequence ATGAATATTCCTCTCCTTGACTTAAAAGCGCAGTTTCAACCTCTTCGCGCCGAGATCATGGCGGCAGTCCAAACAGTCTGCGACGAGCAGGGATTTATTCTGGGGCCGCGCGTAGCCGCCTTTGAAGAGTCTCTGGCTAAGTATGTTGGTGCCCGCTACGCCATCGGTTGTGCCTCGGGAAGCGACGCGTTGCTGCTCTCGCTTATGGCGATGGGCGTGGGGCAAGGCGACGAAGTCATCACGATCCCGTTTACATTCTTCGCCACAGCCGGTGCCGTGTCTCGGTTGGGTGCGAAGCCGGTCTTTGTCGATATTCAGCCGGATACGTTCAATCTTGATCCTACGCAACTCGAACGTGCCGTGACATCTCGCACCAAAGCGATTATCCCGGTCCATCTTTTCGGGCAATGTGCCGATATGCCGGCCATCAACCAGATCGCCAAGGCAAAGCGACTGCATGTCATCGAAGATGCTTGTCAGGCCATCGGTGCCGGACAAGGAGGTCAGCGCGCTGGGGTATTGGGAGATACCGCCTGCTTCAGCTTTTTCCCCTCAAAGAATCTTGGCGCATTTGGCGATGGCGGGATGATCACGACCAATGATCAGGGACTCGCAGATGCGCTGGCCATGTTGCGCGTGCATGGGAGCCGGGTCCGCTATCTTCATGAAGCGGTCGGGATTAACAGCCGGTTGGATGCATTACAAGCCGTCGTGCTTGATATCAAGCTCAAGTATCTCGATCAATGGGCTGAAGGCCGCCGGCGCAATGCCGCCCGGTACGACCAGCTGTTTCGAGCGGCGGGTTTGCTGGATCGCGTGACCTTGCCATCGACGAAGGCGGGAAATTTTCACGTCTACAATCAGTATACCGTGCGAGTCTCGAAGCGAGACGAACTTCGGGCTCACCTGAAGGAGAAGGGCGTCGGGACCGAGATCTATTATCCGCTCCCTATGCATTTGCAGAATTGTTATCAGGATCTTGGCTATCGGAAGGGTGCCTTTCCCTTATCCGAACGGGCGGCCGAAGAAGTCATGTCCCTTCCCATCTATGCGGAACTCAGCGACGCCCAACTGACCTACGTGGTTGAGATGATCGCCGACTTCTTTAAGCGCCAATAG
- a CDS encoding ABC transporter permease: MKVLSIALNTFRENLRDKLLYNLLVFALLMIGSSLLLMRLTLGEFHRLLLDVGLGSINIFGVLIAIFVGIGLVNKEIEKKTIYTIVSKPVARYQFLVGKYLGLILTLFVNTLIMAGGLLLVLVAQDVPIESMLFKALGLIFMEFMVITAVALLCSTFTSATLSAIFTLAVYVIGHLTADLKTFGEKMDEGLRAVVTGLYYILPNLERFNLKGNVIHHIEVSGPDLLLIVVYGLTYVAFLLMSASIIFQRRDFR, from the coding sequence ATGAAGGTTCTATCGATTGCGCTCAATACGTTCCGTGAAAACCTGCGCGACAAGCTGCTCTACAACCTCCTGGTGTTTGCGCTGCTCATGATTGGGAGTTCTTTGCTGCTGATGCGGTTGACACTAGGAGAGTTCCATCGCTTGTTGCTGGATGTGGGGCTTGGGAGTATCAACATTTTCGGGGTGCTGATCGCAATCTTCGTCGGAATTGGACTCGTCAACAAAGAGATCGAGAAGAAAACGATCTATACCATCGTGTCGAAACCCGTCGCGCGCTACCAGTTTCTGGTTGGAAAATACCTTGGTTTGATACTGACGCTCTTTGTCAACACCCTGATTATGGCCGGGGGGCTGTTACTGGTGCTCGTCGCGCAAGATGTGCCGATTGAGAGCATGTTGTTCAAGGCGCTGGGATTGATCTTTATGGAGTTTATGGTCATCACGGCGGTGGCCTTGTTGTGTTCGACCTTCACCAGTGCGACACTCAGCGCTATTTTCACGCTGGCTGTCTATGTGATCGGCCACTTAACGGCGGATCTCAAGACCTTCGGCGAGAAAATGGATGAAGGTCTGCGCGCGGTGGTCACCGGTCTGTATTACATCCTGCCGAATTTAGAGCGGTTCAATCTGAAGGGGAATGTCATCCACCATATTGAGGTATCTGGACCCGACCTCTTGCTCATTGTGGTGTACGGGTTGACCTATGTCGCGTTTCTGCTGATGTCAGCGAGTATCATCTTCCAACGTCGTGATTTTCGCTAA
- a CDS encoding ABC transporter ATP-binding protein: protein MRSVTDHVVKIQAIHKVFRVGFWGRRVTAVDQLSLDVRRGEVFGFLGPNGAGKTTTIKMLMGLIYPTSGSASIFGHPAGDPAAKAKLGFLPESPYFYDYLTSREFLSFYGHLFGLWGAALNKRVDELLELVGMTHARDLQLRKFSKGMLQRVGIAQALINDPELVVLDEPMSGLDPIGRKEVRDLIFRLKESGKTVMFSSHILHDAELLCDRVAMIMKGRLVACGQVSELVQQGTTQEVEMVIDRLSPEGLEQLRVLATKMVLNGERVMVVLSNQRQVDESLEVIRAAHAKLISLTPHKASLEDLFIREAKGAQSPVEARV from the coding sequence ATGCGTTCTGTCACCGACCATGTTGTCAAGATTCAAGCCATCCATAAAGTGTTTCGTGTCGGATTCTGGGGCCGGCGCGTGACGGCGGTGGATCAGTTGTCATTGGATGTTCGTCGAGGTGAGGTCTTCGGCTTTCTCGGACCTAACGGAGCCGGGAAAACAACCACTATCAAGATGCTGATGGGGCTGATCTATCCTACGAGCGGATCTGCTTCAATCTTTGGTCATCCGGCTGGCGATCCTGCTGCCAAAGCCAAGCTCGGGTTTCTTCCGGAGTCTCCCTATTTCTATGATTATCTGACGAGCCGTGAGTTCCTCAGCTTCTATGGCCATCTATTCGGCCTGTGGGGGGCTGCTCTCAATAAACGCGTGGATGAATTGCTGGAGCTAGTGGGGATGACGCATGCACGGGATCTTCAGCTCCGCAAGTTCTCCAAAGGCATGTTGCAACGCGTTGGAATCGCACAAGCCTTGATCAATGACCCGGAGCTGGTGGTGCTGGATGAGCCGATGTCCGGGCTTGACCCGATTGGACGGAAGGAAGTGCGCGACCTTATCTTCCGTCTCAAGGAATCCGGCAAGACAGTCATGTTCAGTTCGCACATTCTGCATGATGCCGAACTGCTCTGTGATCGAGTCGCCATGATTATGAAGGGCCGCTTGGTGGCTTGCGGACAGGTATCTGAGTTGGTCCAACAAGGAACCACGCAAGAAGTGGAGATGGTCATCGATCGGCTTTCGCCGGAAGGTCTGGAGCAGCTTCGTGTCCTGGCAACGAAGATGGTGTTGAACGGGGAGCGAGTCATGGTCGTGCTGAGTAACCAGCGCCAGGTCGATGAGTCTCTTGAAGTGATTAGGGCGGCTCATGCCAAGCTGATTTCGCTGACTCCTCATAAGGCATCGCTGGAGGATCTGTTCATTCGTGAGGCCAAAGGGGCACAGTCGCCTGTGGAGGCGCGGGTATGA